The following coding sequences lie in one Bacillota bacterium genomic window:
- a CDS encoding DUF502 domain-containing protein — MRLLRRWFLTGLVVLLPLIVTGYILWFGFNLLDGFWRSLLAYVLGYYVPGVGAILTVTLTMGVGALATNVFGRQLIAWGERLLQRIPVVRSVYTTTKQVVDVFAGGHKTGFQRVVLFEYPRRGIYSLGFLTATTAPEAVEEATGEEMWSIFVPTAPNPTTGWLAMVPKSQCRLVDMTTDEAFRLIISGGVLIGERPRKGAGGSRDHLKAQTSGSS, encoded by the coding sequence ATGCGGTTGCTCCGCCGTTGGTTCCTGACCGGGCTCGTGGTGCTGCTTCCGCTCATCGTAACGGGTTACATCCTGTGGTTCGGCTTCAATTTGCTGGACGGGTTCTGGCGCAGCCTGCTGGCTTACGTGCTCGGCTACTACGTGCCCGGGGTCGGTGCGATCCTGACCGTGACGCTGACCATGGGCGTGGGGGCCCTCGCCACCAACGTGTTTGGCCGGCAGCTCATCGCCTGGGGAGAGAGGCTGCTGCAGCGCATCCCGGTGGTGCGCAGCGTCTACACCACCACCAAGCAGGTGGTGGACGTCTTTGCGGGAGGCCACAAGACAGGGTTTCAGCGGGTGGTGCTCTTCGAGTATCCGCGCCGGGGGATCTACTCCCTGGGCTTCCTGACCGCCACCACCGCGCCCGAGGCGGTGGAGGAAGCGACGGGGGAAGAGATGTGGTCCATCTTCGTGCCCACGGCACCCAACCCCACCACGGGGTGGCTTGCCATGGTGCCGAAGAGCCAGTGCCGGCTGGTTGACATGACGACGGACGAGGCGTTCCGGCTGATCATCTCCGGCGGCGTGCTCATCGGCGAGCGGCCCCGCAAGGGTGCCGGCGGCTCGCGGGACCACCTCAAAGCCCAAACCAGCGGTAGTAGTTGA
- a CDS encoding cytochrome c biogenesis protein CcdA yields MTEGVSVASGALAFTAGLLSLFSPCVLALVPAYIGYLSSSALSGGGRWHLVGRSLMFVLGFSAIFVLLGASATALGRQLWANRSIVRQVAGVLVVLLGLHQLGALRFGFLDVERRLITRLPGSRAGSPAQAPAAQQGARRWLGSGPWGAFFVGMAFAAGWSPCVGPVLASVLLLAGTARTVGAGVALLALYAAGMAVPFLLMAGIMERGAGRVTRWLGRYGLWVERASGALLILIGVALYTNFFLRLPGYLNYYRWFGL; encoded by the coding sequence TTGACTGAAGGGGTTTCCGTCGCCAGCGGGGCCCTGGCCTTCACGGCCGGGCTGCTCTCTCTTTTCTCGCCCTGCGTCCTGGCGCTGGTGCCGGCGTACATCGGGTACCTGTCGAGCTCGGCGCTGTCGGGCGGCGGCCGGTGGCACCTGGTGGGCCGCAGCCTGATGTTCGTCCTGGGCTTCTCGGCCATCTTCGTTCTGCTGGGCGCGTCGGCGACGGCCCTGGGCCGGCAACTGTGGGCGAACCGATCCATCGTGCGGCAGGTCGCGGGCGTACTGGTGGTGCTCCTGGGGCTGCACCAGCTTGGGGCTCTGCGCTTCGGGTTTCTCGACGTCGAACGCCGCCTCATCACCCGCCTGCCCGGCAGCCGCGCCGGCTCACCCGCGCAGGCGCCGGCCGCGCAACAGGGGGCCCGGCGGTGGCTCGGCAGCGGGCCATGGGGTGCCTTTTTCGTCGGCATGGCGTTTGCCGCCGGCTGGTCGCCGTGCGTGGGGCCCGTGCTGGCCTCCGTCCTGTTGCTGGCAGGCACGGCGCGGACCGTCGGCGCCGGCGTGGCGCTGCTGGCGCTCTACGCGGCGGGGATGGCCGTGCCGTTCTTGCTGATGGCCGGGATCATGGAGCGCGGGGCCGGCCGGGTCACCCGGTGGCTGGGGCGCTACGGGTTGTGGGTGGAACGGGCGAGCGGGGCGCTTCTCATCCTGATCGGCGTGGCCCTGTATACCAACTTCTTCCTTCGCTTGCCCGGCTACCTCAACTACTACCGCTGGTTTGGGCTTTGA
- a CDS encoding TlpA disulfide reductase family protein: MQPAARKAVRVYLPSIAVASLALAAAAAWWLATRQPDQEPPAPSPVILSEAQPGPVAAARRPAAPEIGSPAPDFTLKDLEGRTVRLSDLRGRPVMINFWATWCPPCREEMPHIEEFVRRFGGRIEVLGVDVGEPAELVRAFLEKNPYSWRFLLDSDGQVMERYRVFAIPTSYFIDREGIVRAVYTGAMSPEQLRGFARQAGVPVD, encoded by the coding sequence ATGCAGCCCGCCGCTCGAAAGGCGGTGAGGGTCTACCTGCCCTCCATCGCCGTGGCCTCCCTGGCCCTTGCCGCAGCAGCCGCCTGGTGGCTCGCCACCCGGCAGCCCGACCAGGAGCCGCCCGCACCTTCTCCCGTCATTTTATCAGAAGCGCAGCCCGGCCCCGTGGCCGCCGCGCGCCGGCCGGCGGCTCCCGAAATCGGCAGCCCTGCCCCCGATTTCACCCTCAAGGACCTGGAGGGCCGTACCGTGCGGCTCTCGGATCTGCGGGGCCGGCCCGTCATGATCAACTTCTGGGCCACGTGGTGCCCGCCTTGCCGCGAGGAGATGCCCCACATCGAGGAGTTCGTCAGGCGCTTTGGGGGCCGGATTGAGGTGCTCGGCGTCGACGTGGGAGAACCGGCCGAACTGGTCAGGGCGTTCCTGGAGAAAAACCCGTACTCCTGGCGCTTCTTGCTCGATTCTGACGGGCAGGTCATGGAACGCTACAGGGTCTTCGCCATCCCGACGTCGTACTTCATCGACCGGGAAGGAATCGTTCGCGCGGTTTACACGGGCGCCATGAGCCCCGAGCAACTGCGTGGCTTCGCCCGCCAGGCGGGGGTCCCCGTTGACTGA
- a CDS encoding DUF72 domain-containing protein — translation MIVVGTSGYAYEDWKGPFYPRDLKPEEYLAFYARFFRFTEVNSTYYRSPSPFMLKRLAEKTPEGFEFAVKAFSGITHERADLELSRAFRKALVPMEERGKLACVVLQFPNSFRPEPEAFEYLRRVREAFEGVRVVVEFRYRAWVQGEHAFELLRQIDAGFVAVDEPQLSTLVPPVVRATSGVGYVRFHGRNREKWWKHEQAYERYDYLYSRAELKEWVPRLVELEAKTDRVYVAMNNHYQAKSVVNARMLQELLGLPGAGN, via the coding sequence ATGATCGTCGTGGGGACATCGGGCTACGCTTACGAGGACTGGAAAGGCCCCTTCTACCCTCGGGACCTCAAGCCGGAGGAGTACCTGGCCTTCTACGCCCGCTTCTTCCGCTTCACCGAGGTCAACTCGACCTATTACCGCAGCCCCTCGCCGTTCATGCTCAAGCGCCTGGCCGAAAAGACCCCCGAGGGCTTCGAGTTCGCCGTGAAAGCCTTCTCGGGCATCACGCACGAGCGGGCGGACCTCGAGCTCTCTCGGGCGTTCCGCAAGGCGCTCGTTCCCATGGAGGAGCGCGGCAAGCTCGCGTGCGTGGTGCTGCAGTTCCCCAACAGTTTCCGGCCCGAGCCGGAAGCGTTCGAGTACCTGCGCAGGGTCCGAGAGGCTTTCGAAGGGGTGCGGGTCGTGGTGGAGTTCCGCTACCGGGCGTGGGTGCAGGGTGAGCACGCCTTTGAGCTGTTGCGCCAGATCGACGCAGGCTTTGTGGCGGTGGACGAGCCGCAGTTGAGCACGCTCGTCCCGCCGGTGGTGCGGGCGACGAGCGGCGTCGGATACGTGCGCTTCCACGGGCGCAACCGCGAGAAGTGGTGGAAGCACGAGCAAGCGTACGAGCGCTACGACTACCTGTACTCCCGTGCCGAACTCAAAGAGTGGGTGCCGCGCCTCGTGGAGCTGGAGGCCAAGACGGATCGGGTCTACGTGGCCATGAACAACCACTACCAGGCCAAGTCCGTCGTCAACGCCCGCATGCTGCAGGAGCTGTTGGGGCTGCCGGGCGCCGGGAATTAA
- a CDS encoding DRTGG domain-containing protein: MYKVLLTGAAGSGKTALCVGLSAALEKRGQKVGYIKPIGNVVALTDNRDPDVTLMKAVLHDAPAEGVCFAIGPHYLTRMRPDPAHVEQVRDRIEKAAASVDILFIESPTSPQAGAALGLDTFALAKEVGAQALMVDHVRDDLEFDVMVVRNQHMRCRGVLVVGNVFNNVPLASWEKSLSVYRPLLQSLGFPVVGVVPQRVEITAPTAAEVKEYLRAELLAGERGLSRPIEDILVGAMSFESALRYLRRAANKAVVTGGDRSDLALAALETSTSVIILTGGLFPNVEVLQQADEKGVPVLLVSGDTYSTVEKLGRLSRRIDPADTESLRVARELVEQHVDVDALLENLRRGAGS, from the coding sequence GAAAGACCGCGCTCTGCGTGGGTTTGAGCGCCGCCCTGGAAAAGCGCGGGCAGAAGGTGGGCTACATCAAGCCCATCGGCAACGTGGTGGCGCTGACCGATAACCGGGACCCCGACGTGACGCTGATGAAGGCCGTCCTGCACGACGCCCCCGCCGAGGGCGTGTGCTTCGCGATCGGGCCCCACTACCTCACCCGGATGCGGCCCGATCCGGCCCACGTCGAGCAGGTGCGGGACCGCATCGAGAAGGCCGCGGCATCCGTCGACATCCTGTTCATCGAAAGCCCGACGTCCCCGCAGGCCGGAGCCGCGCTGGGGCTCGACACGTTCGCCCTGGCCAAGGAGGTCGGCGCCCAGGCGCTCATGGTGGACCACGTGCGGGACGACCTGGAGTTCGACGTGATGGTGGTGCGAAACCAGCACATGCGGTGCCGGGGCGTTTTGGTGGTCGGCAACGTGTTCAACAACGTGCCCCTGGCAAGCTGGGAGAAGAGCCTGAGCGTCTACCGCCCGCTCTTGCAGTCGCTGGGCTTCCCCGTGGTGGGCGTGGTGCCGCAGCGGGTTGAGATCACGGCGCCCACCGCCGCCGAGGTGAAGGAGTACCTGCGCGCCGAGCTATTGGCCGGCGAGCGGGGGCTTTCCCGGCCCATCGAGGACATCCTCGTCGGAGCGATGAGCTTCGAAAGCGCCCTGCGCTACCTGCGGCGGGCCGCCAACAAGGCGGTCGTGACGGGGGGCGACCGATCGGACCTGGCCCTGGCCGCCCTGGAGACCAGCACGTCGGTGATCATCCTCACGGGCGGGCTGTTCCCCAACGTGGAGGTGCTCCAGCAGGCCGACGAAAAGGGCGTTCCCGTACTGCTGGTCTCGGGCGACACGTACTCCACCGTGGAGAAGCTCGGGCGCCTTTCCCGCCGCATCGACCCCGCGGACACCGAGAGCCTGCGCGTCGCCCGGGAGCTCGTTGAGCAGCACGTGGACGTGGATGCGCTCCTGGAGAATCTGCGCCGCGGCGCCGGGAGTTAA